AAATCAGCGATGTATATGGCGTATAAAGATCGTGAGGCCATATTATGGCTCTTGTGAATCTTGTTTTAGAAAAAGTAAAAACAAATTTGAGACTTTTTGTCATTAATAAAGGCTTGAAAATGCCTTGGTACAGATTTTATAGAATAGAGGTGTATCGCAATTGATACTACTTGACTCAGACTCTAAAAAGATTTGTTTCCCATGGCAACTCTCTTGTATAACAACCGCCCTGCTCTTCGTCCTTCACGCGCTTTCAACTCTGTATTGAACGAACTGTTGCGCGACACATTACCAACCGTGAACCAACCTTCGAAAAGCTTCGTGCCTCAGGCCGATATCCTCGAAACAGAGCACGGCTTCGAACTGCACCTAGCTATTCCTGGTGTCGTGAAAGAGGATGTGAAAATCGATTTTCAGGAAGGTAACCTGGTGATTAGTGGCGAGCGGAAAGCTCCAGCTATCGAGGAAAATGCTCCTAAATTCCGCCGCACCGAAACGGCTTTCGGTACTTTCACCCGCACGTTCCGCTTGCCAGAGACGGTAGATGTAACGGCCATTGATGCACAACTGACCGACGGTATCCTGCGTGTAACGCTGCCATTCGACAGCAACAAAGTGACTAAGC
This Hymenobacter sp. GOD-10R DNA region includes the following protein-coding sequences:
- a CDS encoding Hsp20/alpha crystallin family protein — its product is MATLLYNNRPALRPSRAFNSVLNELLRDTLPTVNQPSKSFVPQADILETEHGFELHLAIPGVVKEDVKIDFQEGNLVISGERKAPAIEENAPKFRRTETAFGTFTRTFRLPETVDVTAIDAQLTDGILRVTLPFDSNKVTKHHIEVR